From one Phocoena sinus isolate mPhoSin1 chromosome 4, mPhoSin1.pri, whole genome shotgun sequence genomic stretch:
- the SEC62 gene encoding translocation protein SEC62 isoform X1 — MAERRRHKKRIQEVGEPSKEEKAVAKFLRFNCPTKSTNMMGHRVDYFIASKAVDCLLDSKWAKAKKGEEALFTTRESVVDYCNRLLKKQFFHRALKVMKMKYEKDIKKEREKGKAESGKEEDKKSKKENLKDEKTKKEKEKKKDGEKEESKKEETPGTPKKKETKKKFKLEPHDDQVFLDGNEVFVWIYDPVHFKTFVMGLILVIAVIAATLFPLWPAEMRVGVYYLSVGAGCFVASILLLAVARCILFLIIWLITGGRHHFWFLPNLTADVGFIDSFRPLYTHEYKGPKADLKKDEKSETKKQQKSDSEEKSDSEKKEDEEGKVGPGNHGTEGSGGERHSDTDSDRREDDRSQHSSGNGNDFEMITKEELEQQTDGDCEEEEEEDNDGETTKSSHEKS; from the exons ATGGCGGAACGCAGGCGACACAAGAAGCGGATTCAG GAAGTTGGTGAACCATCTAAAGAAGAGAAGGCTGTAGCCAAGTTTCTTCGATTTAACTGTCCAACAAAGTCCACCAATATGATGGGTCACCGGGTTGATTATTTTATTG CTTCAAAAGCAGTGGATTGCCTTTTGGATTCAAAGTGGGCGAAGGccaagaaaggagaggaagcttTATTTACAACGAGGGAGTCTGTGGTTGACTACTGCAACAG GCttttaaagaaacagtttttTCATCGGGCactaaaagtaatgaaaatgaagtatgagaaagacataaaaaaagaaagagagaaaggaaaagctgaaagtggaaaagaagaagataaaaagagcaagaaagaaaatctaaaggatgaaaagacaaaaaaggagaaagaaaaaaagaaagatggtgaAAAGGAAGAATCCAAAAAG GAGGAAACTCCTGGAACTcccaaaaagaaggaaactaagaaaaaattCAAGCTTGAGCCACATGATGATCAAGTTTTTCTGGATGGAAATGAG gtatttgtgTGGATCTATGACCCAGTTCACTTTAAAACATTTGTCATGGGATTAATCCTTG TGATTGCAGTGATAGCAGCCACCCTCTTCCCTCTTTGGCCAGCAGAAATGAGAGTAGGTGTTTATTACCTCAGTGTGGGTGCAGGCTGTTTTGTAGCCAGCATTCTTCTCCTTGCTGTTG CTCGTTGCATTCTATTTCTCATCATTTGGCTCATAACTGGAGGAAGGCACCATTTTTGGTTCTTGCCAAATCTGACTGCTGACGTGGGCTTCATTGACTCCTTCAGGCCTCTGTACACACATGAATATAAAGGACCAAAAGCAGACTTAAAGAAAGATGAGAAGTCTGAAACCAAAAAGCAGCAGAAGTCCGACAGTGAGGAAAAGTCAGACagtgagaaaaaggaagatgagGAAGGAAAAGTAGGACCAGGAAATCATGGAACAGAAGGCTCAGGTGGAGAACGGCATTCAGACACAGACAGTGACAGGCGAGAAGATGACCGATCCCAACACAGTAGTGGAAATGGGAATGATTTTGAAATGATCACAAAAGAGGAACTGGAACAGCAAACAGATGGGGATtgtgaagaggaggaagaagaagacaaTGATGGAGAAACAACTAAATCTTCACATGAAAAATCATAA
- the SEC62 gene encoding translocation protein SEC62 isoform X2 yields the protein MAERRRHKKRIQEVGEPSKEEKAVAKFLRFNCPTKSTNMMGHRVDYFIASKAVDCLLDSKWAKAKKGEEALFTTRESVVDYCNRLLKKQFFHRALKVMKMKYEKDIKKEREKGKAESGKEEDKKSKKENLKDEKTKKEKEKKKDGEKEESKKEETPGTPKKKETKKKFKLEPHDDQVFLDGNEVFVWIYDPVHFKTFVMGLILVIAVIAATLFPLWPAEMRVGVYYLSVGAGCFVASILLLAVGNPN from the exons ATGGCGGAACGCAGGCGACACAAGAAGCGGATTCAG GAAGTTGGTGAACCATCTAAAGAAGAGAAGGCTGTAGCCAAGTTTCTTCGATTTAACTGTCCAACAAAGTCCACCAATATGATGGGTCACCGGGTTGATTATTTTATTG CTTCAAAAGCAGTGGATTGCCTTTTGGATTCAAAGTGGGCGAAGGccaagaaaggagaggaagcttTATTTACAACGAGGGAGTCTGTGGTTGACTACTGCAACAG GCttttaaagaaacagtttttTCATCGGGCactaaaagtaatgaaaatgaagtatgagaaagacataaaaaaagaaagagagaaaggaaaagctgaaagtggaaaagaagaagataaaaagagcaagaaagaaaatctaaaggatgaaaagacaaaaaaggagaaagaaaaaaagaaagatggtgaAAAGGAAGAATCCAAAAAG GAGGAAACTCCTGGAACTcccaaaaagaaggaaactaagaaaaaattCAAGCTTGAGCCACATGATGATCAAGTTTTTCTGGATGGAAATGAG gtatttgtgTGGATCTATGACCCAGTTCACTTTAAAACATTTGTCATGGGATTAATCCTTG TGATTGCAGTGATAGCAGCCACCCTCTTCCCTCTTTGGCCAGCAGAAATGAGAGTAGGTGTTTATTACCTCAGTGTGGGTGCAGGCTGTTTTGTAGCCAGCATTCTTCTCCTTGCTGTTG GAAATCCAAACTGA